One Setaria viridis chromosome 3, Setaria_viridis_v4.0, whole genome shotgun sequence DNA window includes the following coding sequences:
- the LOC140222178 gene encoding uncharacterized protein → MDDEWWKKARAEIPGCGKFKKKGLENEDELAKCFSDITTIGIDHWSPHVVNVEAPENVDETQDEEINCEPQDDEFIPDTQEEDIGITPPPASGKRLARSIDRSDVLNCGKLAQSYHDSYMDKAPPRFVFSQQSGMGWLMETVNTPGECHRMLRMNEVIFQDLHDVLVERYGLKLSKHMNTYEMLAIFLFTCGGCESNRRVQNKFKHSGETISRKFHEVLDCVVAMAKDFLRPTDPNFRNVHKRIRNDKRAYPHFKDCIGALDGTHIRVYLSPEEQVRYIGKTGIATQNVLAVCDFDMRFTYVAAGQLGSLHDTSVLYHALEANVNVFPHPPQGKYYVVDAGYPNCPGYLAPYKGERYHLPEWHRGMEPNTPKEKFNRIHSSVRNVIERSFGVLKMKWQILYKMPDYSMVTQKKIVAATMVLHNFIREYSSVDVDFANFDRDPTYMATVPKRYNKYAVSQHASDGSTSESSFVTMDTFRDSMATSIALAWN, encoded by the exons ATGGATGACgaatggtggaaaaaagctagAGCT GAAATTCCGGGTTGTGGaaagttcaaaaagaagggtcttgagaatgaagatgaattagccaagtgTTTTTCTGACATCACTACTattggtattgatcattggtctcctcatgttgtgaatgttgaagcaCCAGAAAATGTTGACGAGACACAAGATGAGGAAATCAATTGTGAGCCGCAGGATGATGAATTCATTCCGGATACACAAGAGGAGGATATTGGTATTACTCCTCCACCTGCGAGTGGCAAAAGATTGGCAAGGTCTATTGATAGAAGTG ATGTCTTGAA ctgtggtaaGCTAGCACAAAGTTATCATGACTCATATATGGATAAGGCACCGCCGAGGTTTGTGTTTTCACAACAAAGTGGAATGGGATGGCTGATGGAGACAGTAAACACTCCAGGGGAGTGCCACCGAATGCTTCGGatgaatgaggttatttttcaagatcttcatgatgtgttggttgagagGTATGGATTAAAACTATCGAAGCACATGAATACTTATGAAATGTTGGCCATTTTCCTATTCACATGTGGTGGGTgtgagtcaaatagaagagtacaaaataagttcaaacactcaggtgaaaccattagtagaaaatttcatgaagttctaGATTGTGTGGTTGCCATGGCAAAAGATTTCTTGAGACCAACAGATCCTAATTTTCGCAATGTGCACAAAAGGATTAGGAATGATAAGAGAGCATATCCACACtttaaggattgcattggtgcacttgatggaacccatattcgtgtgtacttatcacctgaagaacaagtgagatatattggtaagactggaattgcaactcaaaatgtgcttgccgtttgtgattttgatatgcgcttcacctatgtggctgcgggtcaactgggttctttgcatgacactagtgtattgtaccatgcattggaagcaaatgtaaatgtcttcccacatcctcctcaag GCAAGTACTATGTTGTAGACGCGGGCTATCCTAATTGTCCGGGGTACCTCGCTCCATATAAGGGTGAAAGGTACCACTTACCCGAGTGGCAtcgaggtatggaaccaaatactccaaaagagaagttcaaccgtatacactcatctgttcgtaatgttattgagcgctcatttggagtattaaaaatgaagtggcaaatcctttacaagatgCCCGATTATTCtatggtcacacaaaagaagattgttgctgctactatggttctacacaatttcatacgtgaaTATTCTAgcgttgatgtggactttgctaattttgatagagatcctacctacatgGCTACTGTTCCGAAAAGATACAACAAGTATGCcgtgtctcaacatgcctccgatggatcaacttcggaatcaagctttgtgactatggatacctttcgtgatagtatggctacatcaattgccctagcatggaattag